The segment ccccaggccctttaaatcaccccgagCTCCGGCAcacccagccgcctctgcagctggtagcccGGGATTTAAAGGCTgggcctcttccggttgaggccacgcctcttctggttgaggccctaccccctgctcaggactgtggcatactggtaagtcctttaagttactttcatccctggaTGTAGGAAATCTGTTGGAGGATCACCTGGATGGCCACTTTGGCAGTCTCTTTCTGGGTTTCTCTGGGCTATTTTCAGCAAAATcttctgtttaacatttttctcaTGTGAATAAATCAGTCTGGTACTGGCAAGAAGGACATAAATAGTGCAGTTGAAGTTTGGCAGTTTGCTTAATTCAAGATGGACTGATAGGAGTCTCGAAAGCTGCTGATTCGAGAATCAGTTTAGAGACGAAGGACTCCAGTGGAGGTGTAGTTTCATTCAGCTGTTTTCAGAGCATCATTACTGGAAGCATCACGTGCTGGAATGAAAAAGGGGACTGGTTCAAACATGGAGAGATTCAAATGCCAAATAGAGGCCATCTTTTTCTAACCAGATGTCAAATCCTAAATCCTGAGCCTTAGTGCACTTGTCATCTTGTCACAATTTGTCGTTACTAAAGCTGTTGAAGTTAGgggtaaacaaaagaaagaaaagcagaatCAGAACCCTCTGCCGTCCCTATGTGCAAAATGAGCTGATGGGATAGAAGAGTGTGAACACAGACCCCCCATTTTCTGGTGTCCTAACTGGAACGTTGTCTAACGAGGCAGTTGTTGAAAGGGGTCTTCTCACTGTTCTTTTCTATTTGGCATAGTTAGTTATCACATTTCAATATTTTGTCTTTAATTAGCAGTTATGATATATTGGTATATTTTTCATATAGAATATTGTGTGTGGTAGAGAAGCACTAAATTatatgctactctgaaaagatttGAGCATGCGTTTGAAATAGCTGTATGCATAAAATTACTATGGGAGAAAGATTGGGCCCGACGTATTAGGAGTTATAACCCTATCACCCATCTTTCACCAGCTGTTTTATTCAAATAATATTATTTGAGTTTttctaggaaaaaaagaaaagatggtaCCTTCATTTTCAAGTCTCTTGGTGAGTTTGTCGAGCATGAGGAAACATCTGGGTATTTCCACACGGATGATCTCCCAGGCACACCGGCtgtattgcttttctttcaggaaatCCTCTATTGTCTGGAAGTATCTCTTCAGTTTGAGGCTGGTGAGCAGGAGGTTCTCATTTCCTGGGTAGGTTACCTCCTTTTCCATCTCAGCACTCAAACACGTCTCCAGCTTCTCAATCTGCTGGTGAAGTCCATTTTGGAATTCCTTTATGGAAGTCCCATTCCAGGCAGCTTGGGTGAGATTGTTGTTAAAGATATGGAAGAGCTCTTGGAGGATCTGCTGGATGGCTACCTTGGCATTCTCTTGGTGGGACAGTCGGAGCTTGAGGATATCTCTGGGCTTGAAAGCTATCCCTTCATTTAGACATTGGAAGGGAAAGTTGCCACCCATTTTCTCCAGATGCTCAAAACTCTCGCTGTTCATTCTGATTTGTAGAACATGCAGCCTGTTACAGTCCAGACATGAGATTTCACTGGAGAAGAGCAGCACGAGGCAAAATTGCAGCAAACTCCTGC is part of the Eretmochelys imbricata isolate rEreImb1 chromosome 5, rEreImb1.hap1, whole genome shotgun sequence genome and harbors:
- the LOC144265404 gene encoding interferon beta-like, with the protein product MISRSLLQFCLVLLFSSEISCLDCNRLHVLQIRMNSESFEHLEKMGGNFPFQCLNEGIAFKPRDILKLRLSHQENAKVAIQQILQELFHIFNNNLTQAAWNGTSIKEFQNGLHQQIEKLETCLSAEMEKEVTYPGNENLLLTSLKLKRYFQTIEDFLKEKQYSRCAWEIIRVEIPRCFLMLDKLTKRLENEARDASSNDALKTAE